The following proteins come from a genomic window of Frankia casuarinae:
- a CDS encoding terpene cyclase/mutase family protein — MSLTSDPSPAAPKAAKSSKRVNIPAPATPDAYGISRSSPPLSGGGVSGGGVSGGGAATADGTPPTTQTSVDPDLAAAMTAANQARDHLLGLQSEEGWWKGDLETNVTIDAEHLFMKQFLGIRTEEETEPIARWVRSQQLADGGWATYYGGPAELSTTVEAYIALRLAGDEPDAPHMAAAAALIRSQGGVAAARVFTRIWLATFGEWSWDDVPVLPPELIFLPSWFPLNVYDFGCWARQTIVALTIVGSLRPVRDLGFSIDEIKVAAPVTPPKPAPLHSWEGAFERLDAILHRYERRPIKVLRTLALRRATEWVVARQEADGCWGGIQPPWIYSVMALHLMGYPLNHPVIATAFRGMERYIIRRETPEGPTAQIEACQSPVWDTALAVVALSDAGVPADHPAMVRAGRWLVDEEVRVAGDWAVRRPALAPGGWAFEFDNDFYPDTDDTAEVVLALRRLLGGSHVTPGGTVTPSGSVTPGGTAELSPAARDRASRGLAAVDPQLAGAMRAAAARGVDWSVGMRSSDGAWGAFDADNVRTLTAKIPFCDFGEVVDPPSADVTAHIVEMLADLGRSDHPITRRAVQWLLDNQEPGGSWFGRWGINHVYGTGAVVPALIAAGVPADHPAITAAVRWLLEHQSPDGGWGEDPRSYDDPAWIGRGELTASQTAWALLALLAVDPHSKAVKRGVRWLCETQRPDGTWDEPQFTGTGFPGDFYLNYHLYRLVFPLTALGRYVTLTGVATP, encoded by the coding sequence ATGAGCCTGACCTCGGACCCGTCCCCGGCTGCTCCAAAGGCCGCGAAGAGCTCGAAGCGCGTTAACATTCCCGCGCCCGCCACGCCCGACGCTTACGGGATCTCCCGGTCCTCGCCACCGCTGTCCGGCGGTGGTGTGTCCGGCGGTGGTGTGTCCGGCGGTGGCGCGGCGACCGCCGACGGCACCCCGCCCACGACGCAGACCTCGGTCGATCCGGACCTGGCCGCGGCGATGACCGCGGCCAACCAGGCTCGGGACCACCTCCTCGGGCTGCAGTCCGAGGAGGGCTGGTGGAAGGGCGACCTCGAGACGAACGTCACGATCGACGCCGAACACCTGTTCATGAAGCAGTTCCTCGGCATCCGCACCGAGGAGGAGACCGAGCCGATCGCCCGGTGGGTGCGGTCCCAGCAACTCGCGGACGGCGGCTGGGCCACGTACTACGGCGGACCGGCCGAGCTGTCCACCACGGTCGAGGCGTACATCGCCCTGCGTCTGGCCGGTGACGAGCCCGACGCCCCGCACATGGCGGCGGCGGCCGCGCTCATCCGCTCCCAGGGCGGGGTGGCGGCCGCCCGGGTGTTCACCCGCATCTGGCTGGCGACCTTCGGCGAGTGGTCCTGGGACGACGTGCCCGTCCTGCCGCCGGAACTGATCTTCCTGCCGTCCTGGTTCCCGCTGAACGTCTACGACTTCGGCTGTTGGGCCCGCCAGACGATCGTCGCGTTGACGATCGTCGGGTCGCTCCGGCCCGTGCGCGACCTCGGCTTCAGCATCGACGAGATCAAGGTCGCGGCACCCGTGACGCCGCCGAAGCCGGCCCCGCTGCACAGCTGGGAAGGCGCCTTCGAGCGGTTGGACGCGATCCTGCACCGCTATGAGCGCCGGCCGATCAAGGTGCTGCGCACCCTGGCGCTGCGCCGGGCCACCGAGTGGGTCGTCGCCCGCCAGGAGGCCGACGGGTGCTGGGGGGGCATCCAGCCGCCGTGGATCTACTCCGTCATGGCGCTGCATCTCATGGGATACCCCCTCAACCACCCGGTGATCGCCACGGCGTTCCGGGGAATGGAACGCTACATCATCCGGCGCGAGACCCCGGAGGGGCCGACCGCCCAGATCGAGGCATGCCAGTCGCCGGTCTGGGACACCGCGCTCGCGGTGGTCGCGCTCTCGGACGCCGGCGTCCCCGCCGACCATCCCGCGATGGTGCGGGCCGGCCGCTGGCTGGTCGACGAAGAGGTCAGGGTGGCCGGGGACTGGGCGGTCCGCCGTCCGGCGCTCGCCCCTGGCGGCTGGGCGTTCGAGTTCGACAACGACTTCTACCCGGATACCGACGACACCGCCGAGGTCGTGTTGGCGCTGCGTCGCCTGCTCGGTGGCAGCCATGTCACCCCGGGTGGCACCGTCACCCCGAGTGGCAGCGTCACCCCGGGCGGCACCGCCGAGCTCTCGCCGGCCGCGCGTGACCGCGCCTCCCGCGGCCTCGCGGCGGTCGACCCGCAGCTGGCCGGGGCGATGCGCGCGGCCGCGGCCCGTGGGGTCGACTGGAGCGTCGGCATGCGGTCGTCGGACGGGGCCTGGGGTGCCTTCGACGCCGACAACGTGCGGACGCTGACAGCGAAGATCCCGTTCTGCGACTTCGGCGAGGTTGTCGACCCGCCGTCGGCGGACGTCACCGCCCACATCGTGGAGATGCTGGCCGACCTCGGCCGTTCCGACCACCCGATCACCCGGCGGGCGGTGCAATGGCTGCTGGACAACCAGGAACCGGGCGGCTCCTGGTTCGGCCGGTGGGGGATCAACCACGTCTACGGCACCGGCGCCGTGGTTCCGGCGCTGATCGCCGCCGGCGTTCCCGCCGACCACCCGGCGATCACAGCCGCGGTGCGCTGGCTGCTGGAGCACCAGTCGCCCGACGGTGGATGGGGTGAGGACCCACGCTCCTACGACGATCCGGCCTGGATCGGTCGGGGTGAGCTCACCGCCTCGCAGACCGCCTGGGCCCTGCTCGCGCTGCTGGCTGTCGACCCGCACAGCAAGGCCGTCAAACGGGGAGTGCGCTGGCTGTGCGAGACCCAGCGGCCGGATGGGACCTGGGACGAGCCCCAGTTCACCGGAACCGGTTTCCCCGGTGACTTCTACCTCAACTACCACCTGTACCGGCTGGTCTTCCCGCTGACCGCGCTCGGTCGGTACGTGACCCTCACCGGGGTGGCCACGCCATGA
- the ispH gene encoding 4-hydroxy-3-methylbut-2-enyl diphosphate reductase yields the protein MNIFASAAGGDGNAGGAGDVGDGASAGDGASAATTSAAQRAVAAAAGAGIRTVPASPTEIPAQESSSPSLPSAALPASVHRPAAAVVPEQEPTPVRGRARLVVAAALRVEAMAAGRSGLSADTVIVRTGMGPERARKAARLVRDTGPDAVALVGLSGGLAAGIEPGDVVVASEIRNADGTVAGRCAAAPLLAGDLRRLGLTVHVGPIVTVPRLVGGTARAELAATGALAVDMESAELAAGVGDVPFAAVRVIVDTAAQPLGRIDLARRGIRGLRTMRPLGRPIEAWAAAVGRRQVLLAEPRAFCAGVERAIEVVERALEIYGAPVYVRKQIVHNAHVVADLASRGAIFVEELDEVPGGSTVVFSAHGVAPAVWDQAGERGLSVIDATCPLVEKVHTEARRFTARGDTVLLIGHSGHEEVDGTLGEAPGRITLVESSADVGSLDVPDPERVTYLMQTTLALDEAAEVVDALTERFPAIVGPGSTDICYATSNRQNAVRKVAEEAQLVLVVGSANSANSVRLVEVSRRDGVEAHLVGDVGDVHLSWLAGVDTIGISAGASAPPSLVNELLTALSGLGATDVSVRSVGTETLAFHLPKELRRPAPAPVPGP from the coding sequence ATGAACATCTTCGCATCCGCGGCCGGCGGCGACGGGAACGCCGGGGGCGCAGGGGACGTCGGGGACGGCGCGTCCGCCGGGGACGGCGCGTCCGCCGCCACGACGAGCGCGGCTCAGAGGGCCGTCGCCGCGGCCGCGGGTGCCGGGATCAGGACCGTTCCGGCCTCCCCCACCGAGATCCCGGCGCAGGAGTCGTCGTCGCCGTCCCTGCCGTCGGCCGCGCTCCCGGCGTCGGTCCACCGGCCGGCCGCGGCGGTCGTCCCGGAGCAGGAGCCAACCCCCGTGCGCGGTCGGGCGCGGCTGGTCGTCGCGGCGGCCCTGCGGGTCGAGGCAATGGCCGCCGGTCGGTCGGGCCTCAGCGCGGACACCGTCATCGTGCGCACCGGCATGGGTCCGGAACGGGCGCGCAAGGCCGCCCGGCTGGTGCGCGACACAGGCCCGGACGCCGTCGCCCTCGTCGGTCTCTCCGGGGGACTGGCGGCCGGGATCGAGCCCGGTGACGTCGTCGTGGCCAGCGAGATCCGCAACGCCGACGGCACCGTCGCCGGCCGTTGCGCGGCCGCGCCCCTGCTGGCCGGCGACCTGCGCCGGCTCGGGCTCACCGTGCACGTCGGCCCGATCGTCACCGTGCCGCGGCTCGTCGGCGGCACGGCCCGCGCGGAACTCGCCGCGACCGGGGCCCTTGCCGTCGACATGGAGTCCGCGGAGCTGGCGGCGGGAGTCGGCGACGTGCCGTTCGCCGCCGTCCGCGTCATCGTCGACACGGCGGCGCAGCCGCTGGGACGTATCGACCTGGCCCGCCGCGGAATCCGTGGTCTGCGCACGATGCGTCCGCTCGGGCGCCCCATCGAGGCGTGGGCCGCCGCGGTCGGCCGTCGCCAGGTTCTGCTCGCCGAGCCGCGGGCGTTCTGCGCCGGCGTCGAACGGGCGATCGAGGTCGTCGAGCGCGCCCTGGAGATCTACGGCGCGCCGGTCTACGTCCGTAAGCAGATCGTGCACAACGCCCACGTGGTAGCCGACCTGGCCAGCCGTGGAGCGATCTTCGTCGAGGAGCTCGACGAGGTGCCCGGCGGCTCGACGGTCGTCTTCTCCGCGCACGGAGTGGCCCCGGCCGTCTGGGACCAGGCGGGCGAGCGCGGCCTGTCCGTTATCGACGCCACCTGTCCGCTGGTGGAGAAGGTGCACACCGAGGCCCGCCGGTTCACCGCCCGCGGGGACACCGTGCTGCTCATCGGCCATTCCGGCCACGAGGAGGTGGACGGAACCCTCGGCGAGGCGCCCGGCCGCATCACGCTGGTCGAGTCCTCGGCCGACGTCGGCTCCCTCGACGTTCCCGATCCCGAGCGCGTTACCTACCTCATGCAGACCACGCTGGCCCTGGACGAGGCCGCGGAGGTCGTCGACGCGTTGACGGAGCGGTTCCCGGCGATCGTCGGGCCGGGCTCCACCGATATCTGCTACGCGACCTCGAACCGGCAGAACGCGGTCCGCAAGGTTGCCGAGGAGGCCCAGCTCGTCCTCGTCGTCGGCTCGGCCAACAGCGCGAACTCCGTGCGGCTCGTCGAGGTGAGCAGGCGCGACGGCGTCGAGGCGCATCTGGTCGGGGACGTCGGGGACGTGCATCTGTCCTGGCTTGCCGGCGTGGACACGATCGGCATCTCGGCCGGCGCCTCGGCCCCGCCGTCCCTCGTCAACGAGCTCCTGACCGCGTTGTCGGGTCTCGGCGCGACGGACGTCTCGGTGCGTTCCGTCGGCACCGAGACGCTCGCCTTCCACCTGCCCAAGGAACTGCGCCGACCGGCCCCGGCGCCCGTTCCAGGGCCATAG
- a CDS encoding winged helix-turn-helix transcriptional regulator encodes MQESSDGPRACPIARTLEVVGERWSLLVIREITLGVHRFEGIRAGTGAPRAVLVERLRALERAGVLERQPYQEAGARSRHEYRLTSSGRDLAPVLLALRRWGERHAAPTRPPAADRGAASG; translated from the coding sequence ATGCAGGAATCGTCCGACGGCCCGCGGGCCTGTCCGATCGCGCGGACGCTGGAGGTCGTGGGTGAGCGCTGGTCCCTGCTGGTCATCCGGGAGATCACGCTGGGGGTCCACCGCTTCGAGGGCATCCGGGCCGGCACCGGGGCGCCCCGAGCCGTGCTGGTCGAGCGGCTGCGGGCGCTGGAGCGCGCGGGGGTGCTGGAGCGTCAGCCGTACCAGGAGGCGGGCGCCCGGTCCCGGCACGAGTACCGGCTGACGTCCTCCGGCCGGGACCTGGCACCGGTCCTGCTGGCCCTGCGCCGGTGGGGTGAGCGGCACGCCGCACCGACCCGGCCGCCCGCGGCCGATCGCGGCGCCGCATCCGGCTGA
- a CDS encoding PaaI family thioesterase codes for MTTTEPESARPESASGHPHDPAAWGEPRSKTITWHDPLPVAAAAASLSGLEFLSAMRDGRIPPPPISRLFDFRPVEVAPGDVVFTCLPDESAYNPIGLVHGGLVCTILDTATACAVHSTLAAAVAYTSIEIKVNYLRPVRVVVGRPSRLTAHGWVTRPGRRVAFAEGDVRDDQGKVVATASSTCLIMGETA; via the coding sequence ATGACCACGACTGAGCCCGAATCCGCGCGGCCCGAATCCGCCTCAGGCCACCCGCACGACCCGGCTGCCTGGGGCGAGCCGCGGAGCAAGACGATCACCTGGCACGACCCGCTGCCGGTCGCCGCGGCGGCGGCGTCGCTGAGCGGGTTGGAGTTCCTGTCCGCGATGCGTGACGGGCGCATTCCGCCGCCCCCGATCTCCCGCCTGTTCGACTTCCGGCCGGTCGAGGTCGCGCCGGGAGACGTTGTCTTCACCTGTCTGCCGGACGAGTCGGCCTACAACCCGATCGGCCTCGTCCACGGTGGCCTGGTCTGCACGATCCTGGACACCGCGACTGCCTGCGCGGTGCACTCCACGCTGGCGGCCGCGGTGGCGTATACCTCCATCGAGATCAAGGTTAATTACCTGCGGCCGGTACGCGTCGTCGTCGGCCGGCCGAGCCGGCTCACCGCGCACGGCTGGGTGACCAGGCCGGGACGGCGGGTGGCTTTCGCTGAGGGAGACGTCCGGGATGACCAGGGCAAGGTCGTGGCCACCGCCAGCAGCACCTGTCTGATCATGGGTGAGACGGCCTGA